A stretch of DNA from Mastomys coucha isolate ucsf_1 unplaced genomic scaffold, UCSF_Mcou_1 pScaffold8, whole genome shotgun sequence:
ATGTTTTCAGTCTGTGACATTTAATTTCATGAACTTACATTTTCTACTGTATTTCCTGTACTCTCTGCCCTAAAGAATAGAAGGAAAGTATACTGTAAAGACTTCATGGTGCTGGATTGCATGTTATTCAACATCCTGTTTGCTTGTAATGCCGAAATGTCTAACATTTTTTGCATAGGATAATtaattttgtaatattaatttgtttttgtttttgttttctctttatagtCTGCCATTTTCAATTTTCAGAGTCTATTGACTGTAATCTTGCTGCTTATATGTACGTGTGCTTATATCCGATCCCTGGCACCCACCATCCTGGACAGAAATAAAACTGGGTATGTTACAAGTGATAATCAGTGAAGACAGTTCTCATCAAAATCAAGTGTAAATTACTGTGGAAATCATTAGGcagtttatttataaaagttttcagtaacttcttacattttcttcatgttttaaagCACCAAAATGTATTTGCAGTATCTTACTAAATTACTAAGTAAATGTCAAGAATGATCTGGTGTGACCTAAAATTTCACCCACTGAATAGCATCAGAGGAAGGATTTATCCGACTGCTGGCTAAACACTAAATATCCATCAGTTGTATAGCAATGTCCTGTTCCATGGAGACACTGTTTCCCCATTTCACCTTCTTCTCTGGGCTATTATACATGATGTTTTGCATTTTATTCTAGTTGATTAGTAATGTGGAATTATAATCTATGTAAGGCCTGATAAATAAGAGTTCATCATTAAAGAATAATCACTATTCAAATTATCtagtatttttacttttctagTACTATCATAAAGTGTTTCCTTCAAAGGGAAGAAACTGCATGTGGACATGTCTGCCCCTCCTTTCTTGGGGAGTAGGAATGTCTCCATAACATGCTACAGTGATGAAGGAGTTCTCAGGGCTACCAACCTTACAGTAGAGGTTGAGTAGTAGTATATTTCTCCTACACTAAAGACCCCTGAAAGGCTTTCCTGCttttatatttcagaatataAGCTAATGCTGTCATCTGTGTGATTGGgaacaattttatttcatttaggtAATATATATACTACTTCTCTGTAACAGTAATTATTAGATTCCTTTTCCTTTACATGTTTTCTTTGAGACTTATAAATTTGTAATTGTATATACCAGGTTAGATGGAAACCCCTGAATATCTGGTATAATACATTTTTGATGacttcattatttaaatttaacttcattttctGATGATTGAAATGATCTCGAAAAAGGCAGTACTTGAAAACTGcctttttaacatttttcctAGTTTCCTAAGCCCATAGTACTGTcagcatatgcatatacattcaaGCCATAGAAATTAAGTAACAAATTGTAGTGGATTTTAGTGACTAACAgagttccttttaaaaaaaatattcaaccaGAGTAGCTTTAAATCGTTAGTGTTTATTGTGACCCCTAGGTACCCAGTTTCAAGCACACATGACTCTACACATAGATGAACACAGTTATCAACTCTATGGTGGAGAATAAGTGAATACTGAGTAACATATTGTCACTTGTTCCTTTAGTCCTAACATTACTAAGCATAGCACATGTTACTGCTCTAAAGACTGTCTAATCATTCAGTTATTCCTTATAAAATCCTCAGAGCAT
This window harbors:
- the Tmem167a gene encoding protein kish-A — protein: MSAIFNFQSLLTVILLLICTCAYIRSLAPTILDRNKTGLLGIFWKCARIGERKSPYVAICCIVMAFSILFIQ